Part of the Procambarus clarkii isolate CNS0578487 chromosome 79, FALCON_Pclarkii_2.0, whole genome shotgun sequence genome, TCACAACAATAACCAGTACCGGGGTTCACAACAGTAACCAGTACCAGGGTTCACAACACTAACCAGTACCAGGGTTCACAACACTAACCAGTACCGGGGTTCACAACACTAACCAGTACCGGGGTTCACAACAATAACCAGTACCGGGGTTCACAACACTAACCAGTACCAGGGTTCACAACACTAACCAGTACCAGGGTTCACAACACTAACCAGTACCAGGGTTCACAACACTAACCAGTACCAGGGTTCACAACACTAACCAGTACCAGGGTTCACAACACTAACCAGTACCAGGGTTCACAACACTAACCAGTACCGGGGTTCACAACAATAACCAGTACCGGGGTTCACAATAACCAGTACCGGGGTTCACAACACTAACCAGTACCAGGGTTCACAACACTAACCAGTACCAGGGTTCACAACACTAACCAGTACCAGGGTTCACAACACTAACCAGTACCAGGGTTCACAACACTAACCAGTACCGGGGTTCACAACACTAACCAGTACCGGGGTTCACAACAATAACCAGTACCGGGGTTCACAACAATAACCAGTACCGGGGTTCACAACACTAACCAGTACCAGGGTTCACAACACTAACCAGTACCAGGgttcacaacacaacagtaaccaGTACCGGGGTTCACAACACTAACCAGTACCGGGGTTCACAACAATAACCAGTACCGGGGTTCACAACACTAACCAGTACCAGGGTTCACAACAGTAACCAGTACCAGGGTTCACAACACTAACCAGTACCAGGGTTCACAACACTAACCAGTACCAGGGTTCACAACACTAACCAGTACCAGGGTTCACAACAATAACCAGTACCAGGGTTCACAACAATAACCAGTACCAGGGTTCACAACAATAACCAGTACCAGGGTTCACAACAATAACCAGTACCGGGGTTCACAACACTAACCAGTACCGGGGTTCACAACACTAACCAGTACCGGGGTTCACAACAATAACCAGTACCAGGGTTCACAACACTAACCAGTACCGGGGTTCACAATACAACAATAACCAGTACCGGGGTTCACAACACTAACCAGTACCAGGGTTCACAACACTAACCAGTACCAGGGTTCACAACAATAACCAGTACCAGGGTTCACAACAATAACCAGTACCAGGGTTCACAACAATAACCAGTACCAGGGTTCACAACAATAACCAGTACCGGGGTTCACAACACTAACCAGTACCGGGGTTCACAACACTAACCAGTACCGGGGTTCACAACAATAACCAGTACCAGGGTTCACAACACTAACCAGTACCGGGGTTCACAATACAACACTAACCAGTACCGGGGTTCACAACACTAACCAGTACCAGGGTTCACAACACTAACCAGTACCAGGGTTCACAACACTAACCAGTACCGGGGTTCACAGCACTAACCAGTACCGGGGTTCACAACACTAACCAGTACCGGGGTTCACAACACTAACCAGTACCGGGGTTCACAACACTAACCAGTACCGGGGTTCACAACACTAACCAGTACCGGGGTTCACAACACTAACCAGTACCGGGGTTCACAACACTAACCAGTACCGGGGTTCACAACACTAACCAGTACCGGGGTTCACAACAATAACCAATACCGGGGTTCACAACACTAACCAGTACCGGGGTTCACAACACTAACCAGTACCGGGGttcacaacacaacaataaccagtaccggggttcacaacactaaccagtaccagggttcacaacactaaccagtaccagggttcacaacactaaccagtaccggggttcacaacactaaccagtaccagggttcacaacactaaccagtaccggggttcacaacactaaccagtaccagggttcacaacactaaccagtaccggggttcacaacacaacaataaccagtACCAGGGTTCACAACACTAACCAGTACCGGGGTTCACAACACTAACCAGTATCGGGGttcacaacacaacaataaccagtaccggggttcacaacactaaccagtaccagggttcacaacacaacactaaccaGTACCGGGGTTCACAACACTAACCAGTACCGGGGTTCACAACACTAACCAGTACCGGGGTTCACAACACTAACCAGTACCGGGGTTCACAACAATAACCAGTACCGGGGTTCACAACAATAACCAGTACCGGGGTTCACAACAATAACCAGTACCGGGGTTCACAACACTAACCAGTACCGGGGTTCACAACAATAACCAGTACCAGGGTTCACAACAATAACCAGTACCGGGGTTCACAACAATAACCAGTACCGGGGTTCACAACAATAACCAGTACCGGGGTTCACAACACTAACCAGTACCGGGGTTCACAACAATAACCAGTACCAGGGTTCACAACAATAACCAGTACCGGGGTTCACAACACTAACCAGTACCGGGGTTCACAACAATAACCAGTACCAGGGTTCACAACAATAACCAGTACCGGGGTTCACAACAATAACCAGTACCGGGGTTCACAACAATAACCAGTACCGGGGTTCACAACAATAACCAGTACCGGGGTTCACAACACTAACCAGTACCGGGGTTCACAACAATAACCAGTACCAGGGTTCACAACACTAACCAGTACCGGGGTTCACAACAATAACCAGTACCAGGGTTCACAACACTGACCAGTACCGGGGTTCACAACAATAACCAGTACCGGGGTTCACAACAATAACCAGTACCGGGGTTCACAACAATAACCAGTACCAGGGTTCACAACAATAACCAGTACCAGGGTTCACAACACTAACCAGTACCGGGGTTCACAACAATAACCAGTACCGGGGTTCACAACACTAACCAGTACCGGGGTTCACAACAATAACCAGTACCGGGGTTCACAACAATAACCAGTACCGGGGTTCACAACACtaggggccttgtagcctggtggatagcgcgcaggactcgtaattctgtggcgcgggttcgattcccgcacgaggcagaaacaaatgggcaaagtttctttcatcctgaatgcccctgttacctagcagtaaataggtacctgggagttagtcagctgtcacgggctgcttcctgggggtggaggcctggtcgaggaccgggccgtggggacactaaagccccgaaatcatctcaagataactacctccccccccccctgtcattcTGCTGTTATAACTACTTTGTTCACACAGTTGTTCGGACTGATGAACATATAATCACCTGTACGAATGGTCCCGTGTTCGTTGTGTTGTGTTCCCGTGTTCGTTGTGGTCCCGTGTTCGTTGTGGTCCCGTGTTCGTTGTGCTGTGTTCCCGTGTTCGTTGTGCTGTGTTCCCGTGTTCGTTGTGCTGTGGTCCCGTGTTCGTTGTGCTGTGGTCCCGTGTTCGTTGTGCTGTGGTCCCGTGTTCGTTGTGCTGTGGTCCCGTGTTCGTTGTGCTGTGGTCCCGTGTTCGTTGTGGTCCCGTGTTCGTTGTGCTGTGGTCCCGTGTTCGTTGTGGTGTGGCCCCGTGTTCGTTGTGGTCCCGTGTTCGTTGTGTTGTGGTCCCGTGTTCGTTGTGTTGTGGTCCCGTGTTCGTTGTGTTGTGGTCCCGTGTTCGTTGTGTTGTGGTCTCGTGTTCGTTgtgttgtggtcccgggttcgttgtgctgtggtcccgggttcgttgTGCTGTGGCCCCGTGTTCGTTGTGCTGTGGTCCCGTGTTCGTGGTGCTGTGGTCCCGTGTTCGTTGTGGTCCCGTGTTCGTTGTGTTGTGGTCCCGTGTTCGTTGTGTTGTGGTCCCGTGTTCGTTGTGTTGTGGTCCCGTGTTCGTTGTGTTGTGGTCTCGTGTTCGTTgtgctgtggtcccgggttcgttgtgctgtggtcccgggttcgttgtgctgtggtcccgggttcgttgtgctgtggtcccgggttcgttgTGCTGTGTTCCCGTGTTCGTTGTGCTGTGGTCCCGTGTTCGTGATGTTGTGGTCCCGTGTTCGTTGTGCTGTGTTCCCGTGTTCGTTGTGCTGTGTTCCCGTGTTCGTTGTGCTGTGTTCCTGTGTTCGTCCGGCTACCACCGTGATTTCGCGATATAACGTATAACCAGTCAGTGTTCTCAACAATAACAGTCAGTGTTCTCAACAATAACAGTCAGTGTTCTCAACAATAACAGTCAGTGTTCTCAACAATAACAGTCAGTGTTCTCAACAATGTTAGCCAACTATGGTTCCGGGAATACAAAAAATATCAGCATTTTGATGTACTTTTTAAAAACATTTTCAGATAATTTATTTGTTTGAATTAGACCTTTATGTGACATGATATAACATTGTCTACACTCACACCCTCCCAGCATGCCCAGCAAGACTATGTCTACACGCACACCCTCCCAGCATGCCCAGCAAGACTATGTCTACACTCACACCCTCCCAGCGTGCCCAGCAAGACTAtgtctacacacacaccctcccagcgtGCCCAGCAAGACTAtgtctacacacacaccctcccagcgtGCCCAGCAAGACTATGTCTACACTCACACCCTCCCAGCGTGCCCAGCAAGACTATGTCTACACTCACACCCTCCCAGCATGCCCAGCAAGACTATGTCTACACGCACACCCTCCCAGCATGCCCAGCAAGACTATGTCTACACTCACACCCTCCCAGCGTGCCCAGCAAGACTAtgtctacacacacaccctcccagcgtGCCCAGCAAGACTAtgtctacacacacaccctcccagcgtGCCCAGCAAgactatgtcaacactcacacccTCCCAGCGTGCTCAGCAAGACTATGTCTACACTAACACCCTCCCAGCATGCCCAGCAAGACTATGTCTACACTAACACCCTCCCAGCATGCCCAGCAAGACTATGTCTACACTAACACCCTCCCAGCGTGCCCAGCAAGACTAtgtctacacacacaccctcccagcgtGCCCAGCAAGACTATGTCTACACTCACACCCTCCCAGCGTGCCCAGCAAGACTAtgtctacacacacaccctcccagcgtGCCCAGCAAGACTAtgtctacacacacaccctcccagcgtGCCCAGCAAGACTTATGTCTACAAATCATCACCTACCTTTAAACTCTTGCATCTTGGGTCTAGGAAGCTGGCGACGTGGTGGAGCGGCGTGAGTGAGAGGGCCTCGGTGAGGCTGGTAGCCAGGTGCTGCTTCAACTGCTGTAGGGGCGGCGAGCTGGCTGGCGAGGCGCACAGCTGCAGCAGTTTTGCTCGACACAACACAGCTTGGTTGAGGGTGGGGCGCAGAGGGTCGCGCACCGTCAGGAGGCAGCGCCTCACACCCGTCAGGAGCTCGGCCACTTCCTGGTAGTTGAGGCGCTCGCCTAACAAGGAGCCGCCTGCCTCACAGCccgccatcaccacacacagctcGTCGTGGTGTGCCGTGATGAAGGTGAGGGCGTGCAGCAGGGCGTCCCAGCGACGCACCTCGTGGGGCTTCAGGCCACAGCCCGTCACGCTGGCCACGCCAGAGTCGGCCAGGAAGGACAGAACAGACGCCACGTCGTCACAGATCTGTCTGTAAGACGGCTCGTCTGCGAGGCCCTCGAGCACGGCCTCCGTGGCGTGCCAGACACAGCGCACGCCCACCACACCAGGCTCGGCGGGGCTGCCCTGGTCGCTGACCACCGTCACGTGCTTGTCTCTCATGGCTGCCGGCACCAACACGTCGCTGAAGAAGTTAGCGAGGAGCGCCGTCACCGCCTCCTCCTCCGTCTCCTGCTCCCCCAGGCGGTGCGCGCCCAAGGCGTAGCTCCGCAACTCAAACTTTGGAGTAATAAAGTGTATGGCACCGGTGAGGAGGTTGAGTTCGCGGTCCTGGTGCAGGGAGAGGCAGAGGTTGGGCTGGTCGAGCACGGCCCTGGCGATGACGGAGCGGGAGTCGCCGGCCATGGGGCTGAGGAAGGTGTTCAGCAGCTGCCTGGCGGAGGGCAGCGGCTCCTCCTCCCTGAAGGTCCCGTGCGCCGCTCCAAGGTTTAAAACTGTCCACACTAACCTTTGGAAAGCAGAGGTGTCGAGGGCAGAGGCGGCCACCAGGTCCTGACACATGTAGCGGAGTAACGCCCGCGCCACGCCCGCCATGGCTGCTGTGGGCGCCAGCGGTGCTTCCTCGGACAGAGATCGTGGACCATCGCTCTCGATCTTGAGTGTGAGGCTGAGCGGTGACCCTTGAGGCGAGCCCGGCTGGGCGGCGTGGGCGGGCGCCGGGGAGTGGGCGCGCACCGTGGGCGGCGGAGAGTCACCCAGCCGCGGGTCAACTTCTGGAGGAGGAAGCACATGGTGGTGCGGGCGGGAGTTGAGGTCGGTGGCGGAGCACCTGTGCCTGAGGAGGCCGCCGGTGCCGCTGTACTTGGTGTAGGTGACCACCTTGAGGCAGTGCTTGCAGGCGGCGTACTGCCTCACCacgccgtccaccaccaccaccgagaaCCTCGACCACACGTCAGAGATGTAGTGCGACCCTCCAGCGTCCTTCTCGGAGAGGGTGATGCGGGAGGAGCCGCAGCTCACCAGCTGCTGCACCGCCTCCTTGCTCAGCTCCCCGCCGCCCTCCTCCACGCCCTCGTCCTGGCCGCGCCCGCGCCCGCCGTACCTGCTGGGGGACGCCGACCCTCGCAGGTCCTCGGGCACCGCGCCCCCGTCACTAGTGTCCGCGCGCTCCTTCTTCACCTTGGCGCGGCCCCAGCAGGAGCTGCTGGCCTCGCCGGGGCTAGCGGGGCTGCGCGCCCTCGCCTCccgcaccaccacctccacccgcgCCCTCTTAGCCTCCTGCTCCTCTCTCTcgcgctggtgctgctgctgctgtctgtgCAGGTGTTCCAGGTGGTTGTGGTGCAGCTGCTGCTGTAGCTGCTGCAGGCGCTGAGGGTCGGCGAACAGCCCGGTGGCGTTGGCGAGGTTGAGCGCCGTGAGGGGGTGAGCCGCAGCTGCCGCCACCAGCTGCGGTATCTGCAGGAACCTCAGGTCTATGGGGAAGGAGGGTGGAGGGGCGCCGGCCTTCCGCTTGCGGCTCCCGTGGGAggcggtgagggtggtggtgggctgggcgGCGGTGGGCGGCGAGCCCGTGCTGGTGGGCGAGGagcgggaggccgtggtggtgaggGACACGGGCGAGGACCGGGCACTCCCGCCATCACTGTACACTGGCACCTCCTCATGCTTGATGGAGATCGCCTCCTCCTTCACACTGTTGTTGTCACTCAACAAGAATGTGTCACCCTTGTCGGCGGGGGTCTTGAGgccggccgccgccgccgccgtgtCCACCGGCAGGTTAAGCTTGGCCGAGAGCTTGACGGCACGGTTGACCGGGGACCTCTCTGAGAGGGGGTTGCAGGGATGGCGCAGGAGGCTGGCGGTGCCGCTGCGGGAGTCGCAGTGCAGCACCCGGTAACATACCTTACACACGGCGAACGGCCGGATCACATGGTCCACTCTCACACGATAATAGAATTTCCAAGCATCAGCGCGCGCTTTTTGGTTGATCTCCAGCTCCAAGCGGTCGGAATGCTCGAGGATCAACCTTTCGATAAACGTCTTGTCCACGACCTCTGTCATATTCGCACCGGCCCACGCCAAGCACACAACTGGCTCGGGCGGGCGCGCGTGCGTGAGTGTACTGTAGAATGTGTCACGGTCACACGCACGACTAGGAACGTGACGGGAAATTTATAACAGATCGTTCTAGCGGGCTACACCCACCTCGGCCAAGCCTGCCCATTTCCGCACTAGATCGCGTCCGGCTTCACGAATCACGCTTGCCACGACACGAAACACTGCACATGATGACGGAGAAATGGGGAAAACACACGCGGCTACTTCTCCAAAAGCCATAAAAACAAGTCGGTGTGAGTAGCGTGCGCGCCGGCTAGGACGCACTTGGGCCCGGGAGCCGCTGGATGTTGATTCGTCACGGAGGCGAGTGAGTCAATACGCGGCCCCCACGTGACGGGATCACCTCCCCTCGCCCCTccccctgcccctgcccctcttcTCTAACACTTCACTCACGACATAGTGCGTAAAGGTGCGAGGCGACGCTAGGCCAAGCTCCACTGTCGCCAGCACCCGGCGCGTCCGTAGCGCCAGCTGATGAGTGTGTGCAAGCGGAGAACGGTGACCCTCGCCAACACCTGATCTTCCAATATTCACTCTTACACTCCTACACTCACTCTTACTAAGTCATTATTCCTCCAGCACTAGCGTGAGCCGTCACTGTACACTACTCCGTTATCACCGTAGTCGCCTCGGTGTTAACTAAGGTGGTGGTTGTATGGGGGCTTACGTGGACCCCGTTAAGGTGAGTTACATAAATGGCGGAGCTATGCAGGCCCATAAACagcggtggtggccggtggtggaggtggtcagGCCGGCCCcgggccaccacaacactcactgaGGTTCGTCATGTTCTGTTGTAGAGCGTCCCTCCTCCGTGCACTAGCCGGACACCAGCAGGAGCGGCTGCCACTAGCAggcgtggggtggtggtggtggcggccacgaCAACACCCACCTAGACTAACACAGCAGTGAGCGAAGATGTGTGGTGGCGGGTCGTCCCTCCGTGGGGCTAGGCGGCGGGGTGGGctaggcggcggcggcggcaggcaGTGGTCATGCCTCCAATACTAATTAGGAGCGGACCGGACCAGCGGGTAGACTCCTCGCTCCTCCACCTCCTGCCCTTCACCTCCACCACTACTCTCCACCTCTCCACTACAACCTCTCTACCTACTCTTAAGGGGTCGTTAGTGGCGTGATGAGGCAGCCACCTCGTTCCCTTGACCACTATAAACAACTGCTGTATTACCCTCACACACCCGCTCACAAGTCAacaagtgcccccccccccacacacacacacacgcacgcactttaGGGGTGTTTTGGGGCCCGTTACCCATTCATGAATGGACGGCGCGCATTCACAATTTCATTCTTAAATGCTGTTAAAGATTTTGGAAGGAAGAAATAAGCGGGAATGTTAGGAGGGGGAAGCATAGTGAGTGAAGCCACAGGTGTGTACGGCCCGGCCAGGTGTTGGGGCGGTCACCTGGTCAATATCAACGGAAACTGAGCCTTACAGGAAGCGACGCAGCGCCCCAGGAATTTGAGAGAGTGCGTGAcaacctgcccacagttgccatatTGCTGGCCTCGCCGGCTCTTGCACTCAATATGACTCTTGAGTGCAAGGTGTGGATGGTGTAGGTGTGTGCTAGagacggtgagtgtgtggtggtagtgggcaaGGATTCGTGACGGGCAGGTGTTGCCAGGGCCCCCGTGCCCAGGGTGTGGGTCCCCGTGCCCAGGGTGGGCCCCGTGCCCAAGGTGGGCCCCGTGCCCAGGGGTGGGCTCCGTGCCCAGGGTGTGGGCCCCGTGCCCAGGGTGTGGGTCCCCGTGCCCAGGGTGGGCCTCGTGGCCAGGGTGGGCCCCCGTGCTCAGGGTGGGCCCCCGTGCCCAGGGTGGGCCCCCGTGCCCAGGGTGGGCCCCCGTGTCTAGGGTGGGCCCCCGTGTCTAGGGTGGGCCCCCGTGCCCAGGGTGGGCCCCCGTGCCCAGGGTGGGCCCCGTGCCCAAGGTGGGCCCCGTGCCCAGGGGTGGGCTCCGTGCCCAGGGTGTGGGCCCCGTGCCCAGGATGTGGGTCCCCGTGCCCAGGGTGGGCCTCGTGGCCAGGGTGGGCCCCCGTGCTCAGGGTGGGCCCCCGTGCCCAGGGTGGGCCCCCGTGCCCAGGGTGGGGGCCCCCGTGCTCAGGGTGGGCCCCCGTGCCCAGGGTGGGCCCCCGTGTCTAGGGTGGGCCCCCGTGTCTAGGGTGGGCCCCCGTGCCCAGGGTGGGCCCCCGTGCCCAGGGTGGGCCCCGTGCCCAAGGTGGGCCCTGTGCCCAGGGGTGGGCTCCGTGCCCAGGGTGGGGCCCCCGTGCCCCGTGTGAGCCCTCGTGCCCAGGGAGGGCCCCCGTGCCCAGGGTGGGCCCCCGTGCCCAAGGTGGGCCCCGTGCCCAGGGGTGGGCCCCCGTGCCCAGGATGGGGCCCCCGTGCCCAGGGTGGGCCCCGTGCCCATGGGAGCGGCAGGCCGGCACCAAATACCAGGCTTGATGCACCGTAGCCCGTCATCTTGCAGCACACAACAATACTTTACTGTACCATTACTCCCTCCTCAATATTGCTCGTTGCAGATAACTCAAAGTTGCAGTGAAATTGGTTAAATCAAGATCCCAGGTAAGGCGGGAGAGCGGAGCGGACCTCCTACGGCTCAACATGGCAGCCACGAATCTTGCAATTGCAACGTGACAAAAAAATCAGCCTGAGGCCTGACGGGCTCGGCCCCTTGCATGCTTAGGTGGCGGCGGCGGGGCACGGAGGCGGGCCGCAGGAAAGCTGCCATTCTGCCCTCACCAAAGTACCAATTGAGGCCAAATACCACGGCAGCCGGCCGGCCGGCCGGACCGgtccaccacctgccctacctgaGGACATGGCCGTCCCGGGCACAGCTGTGGCTGCTGCCCACCTGCACGTGACGGTACCAGGCTCGGGCACGGCTACCAGGCTGCCCGGGCATGGGGCGCGTCGCCCCTACACAGGTCTTGTGGCACTCTGGGTAACGGGTTCACTCGCGGTCATCACGCGGCAAGCCTTGACACTCAGAGCTGGCACTGAGCCGCAGCTTACAACCCCGAGGGTAACAAGTTGAGCGTGACTGGCAGCGGAGGGTTGATGACCAGGTACCTGTGGAGGACCTGTGCGTGAGGCGACCAGTGGGCGGGGGCTGGAACCTGTACCTGGGGCGAGGCCTACCCCGGGGCACCAGGCTTCGTGACCCGGCCCCGCCCGCCTCACTACGCATATTGACCCAACCCCCACATACCCAGGGTAAAGGCTGCACCCTGGCTTGGGTGCCCCGTGGGagcacactcccacagtgaggcaacactcccacagtgaggcaacaccaccaccacactcccacagtgaggcaacacctccacccccacactcccacagtgaggcaacaccaccaccactacactcccacagtgaagcaacactcccacagtgaggcaccaccaccacactcccacagtgaggcaccaccaccacactcccacagtgaggcaccaccaccacactcccacagtgaggcaccaccaccacactcccacagtgaggcaacacctccacccccacactcccacagtgaggcaacaccaccaccaccacactcccacagtgaagcaacactcccacagtgaggcaccaccaccacactcccacagtgaggcaccaccaccacactcccacagtgaggcaacaccaccacccccacactcccacagtgaggcaacacctccacccccacactcccacagtgaggcaacaccaccaccaccacactcccacagtgaagcaacactcccacagtgaggcaccactaacacactcccacagtgaggcaccaccactacactcccacagtgaggcaacaccaccaccaccacactcccacagtgaggcaacaccaccaccaccacactcccacagtgaggcaccaccaccacactcccacagtgaggcaacacccaccaccaccacactcccacagtgaggcaacaccaccaccaccacactcccacagtgaggcaacaccaccaccaccacactcccacagtgaggcaacacccaccaccaccacactcccacagtgaagcaacaccaccaccaccacactcccacagtgaggcaacaccaccaccaccacactcccacagtgaggcaacaccaccaccacactcccacagtgaggcaacaccaccaccaccacactcccacagtgaggcaacacccaccaccacactcccacagtgaggcaacaccaccaccacactcccacagtgaggcaacacccaccaccaccacactcccacagtgaggcaacactcaccaccaccactctcccacagtgaggcaacaccaccacactcccacagtgaggcaacacccaccaccaccacactcccacagtgaggcaacaccaccaccactctcccacagtgaggcaacactcaccaccaccaccaccacactcccacagtgaggcaacaccaccaccaccacactcccacagtgaggcaacacccaccatcacactcccacagtgaagcaacaccaccaccaccacactcccacagtgaggcaacaccaccaccaccacactcccacagtgacgcaacaccaccaccaccacactcccacagtgaggcaacaccaccaccaccacactcccacagtgaggcaacaccaccaccaccacactcccacagtgaggcaacactcaccaccaccacactcccacagtgaggcaccaccaccaccaccacactcccacagtgaggcaacactcaccaccaccacactcccacagtgaggcaacaccaccaccaccacactcccacagtgaggcaacactcaccaccaccaccacactcccacagtgaggcaacactcaccaccaccacactcccacagtgaggcaacaccaccaccaccacactcccacagtgaggcaacaccaccacactcccacagtgaggcaacaccaccaccaccacactcccacagtgaggcaacacccaccaccaccacactcccacagtgaggcaacaccaccaccactctcccacagtgaggcaacactcaccaccaccaccaccacactcccacagtgaggcaacaccaccaccaccacactcccacagtgaggcaacacccaccatcacactcccacagtgaagcaacaccaccaccaccacactcccacagtgaggcaacaccaccaccaccacactcccacagtgacgcaacaccaccaccaccacactcccacagtgaggcaacaccaccaccaccacactcccacagtgaggcaacaccaccaccaccacactcccacagtgaggcaacactcaccaccaccacactcccacagtgaggcaccaccaccaccaccacactcccacagtgaggcaacactcaccaccaccacactcccacagtgaggcaacaccaccaccaccacactcccacagtgaggcaacactcaccaccaccaccacactcccacagtgaggcaacacacaccaccaccacactcccacagtgagg contains:
- the LOC138357604 gene encoding uncharacterized protein isoform X1 — protein: MTEVVDKTFIERLILEHSDRLELEINQKARADAWKFYYRVRVDHVIRPFAVCKVCYRVLHCDSRSGTASLLRHPCNPLSERSPVNRAVKLSAKLNLPVDTAAAAAGLKTPADKGDTFLLSDNNSVKEEAISIKHEEVPVYSDGGSARSSPVSLTTTASRSSPTSTGSPPTAAQPTTTLTASHGSRKRKAGAPPPSFPIDLRFLQIPQLVAAAAAHPLTALNLANATGLFADPQRLQQLQQQLHHNHLEHLHRQQQQHQREREEQEAKRARVEVVVREARARSPASPGEASSSCWGRAKVKKERADTSDGGAVPEDLRGSASPSRYGGRGRGQDEGVEEGGGELSKEAVQQLVSCGSSRITLSEKDAGGSHYISDVWSRFSVVVVDGVVRQYAACKHCLKVVTYTKYSGTGGLLRHRCSATDLNSRPHHHVLPPPEVDPRLGDSPPPTVRAHSPAPAHAAQPGSPQGSPLSLTLKIESDGPRSLSEEAPLAPTAAMAGVARALLRYMCQDLVAASALDTSAFQRLVWTVLNLGAAHGTFREEEPLPSARQLLNTFLSPMAGDSRSVIARAVLDQPNLCLSLHQDRELNLLTGAIHFITPKFELRSYALGAHRLGEQETEEEAVTALLANFFSDVLVPAAMRDKHVTVVSDQGSPAEPGVVGVRCVWHATEAVLEGLADEPSYRQICDDVASVLSFLADSGVASVTGCGLKPHEVRRWDALLHALTFITAHHDELCVVMAGCEAGGSLLGERLNYQEVAELLTGVRRCLLTVRDPLRPTLNQAVLCRAKLLQLCASPASSPPLQQLKQHLATSLTEALSLTPLHHVASFLDPRCKSLKVMLGGDGSVCLSPSGALPSGKSRQVLYHWAPLLTQVTQKTIGLGRWWWGGDLCKPDCHASRLCKPDCHASWLCKPDCHASRLCKPDCHASWLCKPDCYASRLCKPDCHASRLCKPDCHASWLCKPDCHASRLCKPDCHASWLCKPDCYASRLCKPDCHASRLCKPDCHASWLCKPDCHASRLCKPDCHASWLCKPDCYASRLCKPDCHASRL
- the LOC138357604 gene encoding uncharacterized protein isoform X2, which codes for MTEVVDKTFIERLILEHSDRLELEINQKARADAWKFYYRVRVDHVIRPFAVCKVCYRVLHCDSRSGTASLLRHPCNPLSERSPVNRAVKLSAKLNLPVDTAAAAAGLKTPADKGDTFLLSDNNSVKEEAISIKHEEVPVYSDGGSARSSPVSLTTTASRSSPTSTGSPPTAAQPTTTLTASHGSRKRKAGAPPPSFPIDLRFLQIPQLVAAAAAHPLTALNLANATGLFADPQRLQQLQQQLHHNHLEHLHRQQQQHQREREEQEAKRARVEVVVREARARSPASPGEASSSCWGRAKVKKERADTSDGGAVPEDLRGSASPSRYGGRGRGQDEGVEEGGGELSKEAVQQLVSCGSSRITLSEKDAGGSHYISDVWSRFSVVVVDGVVRQYAACKHCLKVVTYTKYSGTGGLLRHRCSATDLNSRPHHHVLPPPEVDPRLGDSPPPTVRAHSPAPAHAAQPGSPQGSPLSLTLKIESDGPRSLSEEAPLAPTAAMAGVARALLRYMCQDLVAASALDTSAFQRLVWTVLNLGAAHGTFREEEPLPSARQLLNTFLSPMAGDSRSVIARAVLDQPNLCLSLHQDRELNLLTGAIHFITPKFELRSYALGAHRLGEQETEEEAVTALLANFFSDVLVPAAMRDKHVTVVSDQGSPAEPGVVGVRCVWHATEAVLEGLADEPSYRQICDDVASVLSFLADSGVASVTGCGLKPHEVRRWDALLHALTFITAHHDELCVVMAGCEAGGSLLGERLNYQEVAELLTGVRRCLLTVRDPLRPTLNQAVLCRAKLLQLCASPASSPPLQQLKQHLATSLTEALSLTPLHHVASFLDPRCKSLKVLSEAEKSEVHRHVLEMMKSVSVTEANSGVLNLKTTRHSYSSGGHSPTEAQAAPAREVHPFREYMDNPAPDTSVSDSEEIMAYVNMKVHLDDDDILGWWSGTSASGLSTLRLLARKILAVPATCAYAHDLCVHARQARQHMGLVDEFHLNNVLHMKYNMN